Proteins encoded in a region of the Trypanosoma brucei brucei TREU927 chromosome 5, complete sequence genome:
- a CDS encoding serine/threonine protein phosphatase, putative: protein MDPPNVPPSPQAPPDLSPPSGSLSFRADNLVTLEMVQAVTINREKLSEWHHKIRSRLFPLVTGFFVRCRVEDSTDGRALYKVGRIKTLKTDWSVELDLLTTDEILSGRSNTNYDCISNAKLTAGEFSAFISKVPPELLSNISNTVHKMEERLRMMETIILTEPAFHGRRRDDRRQQEAQPAQAVTGLPDKYVFSQNVLLCDDEFSTFPMTVTIVDLLQNAVGQKGMTEPDTPRAGISAITGPKSRAFDEAVASHSTMLQLQDVRNYINSPTQPPVDAARLIEMIRRSSNAQNTSFSYDNLTEFCKLVISVCSQCREVVAKEPLFIRLKSPVTVFGDIHGNFADMAYFLDKVVAFDDIMLKYTTSHLLFLGDYVDRGAFSVECVMYLFALKVISPSKVTLLRGNHESPEVNGDMDVYGYSSFKYQCLDKFGRDRGIDVWVAVNEVFQFLPVIADIDKKIFCVHGGLPQYSGGEDKRLEILSDPSFPRIPVVQCTDPTNVAQRMMVNDLLWSDPAPPNHQLDKYGFGPNPRGPDIKTFGSRAVDMFCERYNYQYIFRAHQEKADGVRLSDNARVVTIFSTSDYAGHQNGAGCILVANGKMRMAIKKPHRHEMKETKGPVSPRTLSKSVPGMIPRLKRI from the coding sequence ATGGATCCACCTAATGTACCTCCCTCTCCTCAGGCCCCGCCGGACCTTTCGCCGCCCTCCGGAAGCCTTTCGTTCCGCGCTGACAACCTCGTCACGTTAGAAATGGTTCAGGCTGTAACCATAAACCGTGAAAAGTTGTCTGAATGGCATCACAAAATCCGCTCGAGGTTGTTTCCACTTGTCACTGGTTTCTTTGTGCGGTGCCGCGTGGAGGATTCAACGGATGGCAGAGCTTTATATAAAGTGGGACGCATTAAAACTCTTAAAACAGATTGGTCTGTAGAGCTTGATTTGCTAACAACAGATGAGATTCTTTCGGGACGTAGCAATACAAACTACGACTGCATCAGCAACGCAAAACTGACTGCAGGAGAGTTTAGCGCTTTTATATCGAAGGTACCACCAGAGTTGCTGTCTAATATTTCTAACACAGTGCATAAAATGGAGGAGCGGCTGCGCATGATGGAGACCATCATCTTAACGGAGCCGGCTTTCCACGGCAGACGCCGTGACGACCGGAGGCAACAGGAAGCACAACCCGCTCAGGCTGTCACGGGCCTACCTGATAAATATGTCTTCTCACAAAATGTGCTTTTGTGTGATGATGAGTTTTCAACCTTTCCAATGACTGTTACAATTGTTGATTTGCTACAGAATGCGGTCGGTCAAAAGGGAATGACGGAACCTGACACCCCGCGGGCAGGGATTTCCGCGATAACCGGACCGAAGTCTCGCGCGTTTGATGAGGCGGTAGCGAGTCATAGCACGATGCTGCAGCTTCAGGATGTACGGAATTACATAAATTCGCCAACACAACCACCAGTGGATGCGGCCCGACTTATCGAGATGATACGGCGCTCATCCAATGCGCAAAACACTTCATTTTCCTACGATAATCTCACGGAGTTCTGCAAACTTGTTATTTCCGTTTGTAGCCAATGTCGCGAGGTGGTGGCGAAGGAACCTTTATTCATCCGTCTCAAGTCGCCCGTAACAGTGTTCGGTGACATCCATGGCAACTTCGCTGATATGGCCTATTTCTTGGATAAAGTGGTGGCTTTTGATGATATTATGCTCAAGTATACCACTTCGCATCTTTTGTTCCTTGGCGACTATGTAGATCGTGGTGCCTTCTCGGTTGAGTGTGTCATGTACCTCTTTGCACTCAAAGTTATTAGCCCATCTAAGGTTACTCTACTGCGTGGTAACCATGAATCCCCTGAGGTAAATGGTGATATGGATGTGTATGGTTACAGCTCATTCAAATATCAATGCCTCGACAAGTTTGGAAGGGATCGTGGTATTGATGTGTGGGTTGCAGTGAATGAGGTATTTCAGTTCCTCCCCGTTATAGCTGATATTGATAAGAAGATATTCTGCGTTCACGGCGGCTTGCCGCAGTATTCCGGGGGTGAGGACAAACGACTTGAGATTCTTTCTgatccttctttccctcgtATTCCGGTGGTTCAATGTACTGATCCCACAAATGTGGCACAGCGTATGATGGTGAATGACTTGTTGTGGTCCGATCCCGCACCGCCAAACCATCAACTTGATAAATATGGCTTCGGGCCAAACCCACGCGGACCTGATATCAAAACCTTCGGTTCTCGTGCAGTTGATATGTTTTGTGAGCGCTACAACTACCAATACATATTTCGTGCGCATCAAGAAAAGGCGGATGGTGTTCGGCTGTCAGATAATGCTCGCGTTGTGACGATATTTTCCACGTCTGACTATGCCGGCCACCAGAATGGTGCAGGTTGTATATTAGTGGCCAATGGTAAAATGCGCATGGCGATTAAAAAGCCCCACCGGCACGAGatgaaggaaacgaaaggacCGGTATCACCTCGCACGCTGTCGAAAAGCGTTCCAGGTATGATACCGCGTCTTAAGCGCATTTAA
- a CDS encoding nucleolar RNA helicase II, putative (similar to SP:Q9JIK5: Nucleolar RNA helicase II (Nucleolar RNA helicase Gu) (RH II/Gu)(DEAD-box protein 21). {Mus musculus}), whose protein sequence is MSSRAEEGTHRHEGHVTKTKRSREEMTGNEETDQEPNNGSAAVGRPFSEFNLSSGMVKALEAQGIVSLFPVQALTFEAIMRGEDVLVQARTGSGKTLAFGIPIVEKLNKKEGPLARGRGPAAVIFCPTRELAIQVRDVLAGVSGDLVVAALYGGVAYSTQERVLFSGVDIVVATPGRAKDFLEKGTLHFERVKMVCLDEADHMLDIGFKEDIELLLQRVAEQNGSTPDEPKHQTLLFSATVPDWVHTCSFISKNKKFIDMVGQGAMRAANTIRFYRRKCGFAEVSSMLADLVKVYSGRHGRTLIFTNTKKDCHDLSINNTKLDSQCLHGDMQQEQRESTMKSFRDNKFSVLIATDVAARGLDLPMVDLVIQCAPPTDIDAFIHRAGRTGRAGRKGVCVLLHQPKDEYVVERIERHAKIKFEVLPAPTREEILKAVARDAAEDMARVERSATNLFMDQAAELLKDADPTEILASAIAVMSGYTSSITKRGLISGARGSATVQMLGQRSLPTHVFCSILRNNLGDELFMRCRDITLLQDAPGCVFDVPEDVVDRILNTPVQGMELSVIETLPPIIARELNSGSRGNRGGGGGGGGYRGGPRGGGYNQYNRNGGGGGGGGGRSWGSGYRSTQRRY, encoded by the coding sequence ATGTCTTCCAGAGCTGAGGAAGGGACTCACAGGCATGAAGGGCACGTCACCAAAACGAAACGCTCCCGCGAAGAGATGACTGGGAATGAAGAGACTGATCAGGAGCCCAACAACGGCTCTGCCGCGGTGGGTCGGCCGTTCTCTGAGTTTAATCTTTCCAGCGGGATGGTGAAGGCACTGGAGGCTCAAGGTATTGTTTCGCTGTTTCCCGTGCAGGCACTAACATTCGAAGCTATTATGCGTGGTGAAGATGTCCTTGTGCAGGCGCGTACAGGAAGTGGCAAAACACTTGCTTTCGGTATTCCCATCGTTGAGAAACTGAACAAGAAGGAGGGACCGCTGGCGCGTGGGCGCGGTCCTGCGGCGGTAATATTTTGCCCGACTCGTGAACTTGCCATTCAAGTGCGTGACGTGCTCGCAGGTGTTAGCGGGGACCTCGTGGTTGCTGCACTTTATGGTGGTGTTGCCTACAGTACCCAGGAGCGTGTGCTGTTCAGCGGCGTTGACATTGTTGTGGCCACACCCGGTCGTGCAAAGGATTTCCTCGAGAAAGGTACGCTGCACTTTGAGCGTGTGAAGATGGTTTGTTTGGACGAGGCTGACCACATGCTGGATATTGGCTTCAAGGAGGATATTGAACTGTTACTACAGCGAGTCGCAGAACAGAACGGTTCGACTCCTGATGAACCAAAACACCAGACGTTGCTCTTTTCGGCCACGGTCCCAGACTGGGTCCACACGTGCTCATTCATTTCcaagaacaaaaagtttATTGATATGGTCGGGCAAGGCGCAATGCGTGCGGCAAACACCATCCGATTCTATCGCCGTAAGTGTGGCTTTGCTGAGGTTTCCAGCATGTTGGCAGACTTAGTGAAGGTGTACAGTGGGCGGCATGGCCGGACACTCATTTTTACCAACACCAAGAAGGACTGCCATGACCTTTCCATCAACAATACAAAGTTGGATTCTCAGTGCCTTCACGGTGATATGCAACAAGAGCAGCGGGAGAGCACGATGAAAAGCTTCCGTGACAACAAGTTTAGCGTTCTGATAGCCACTGATGTGGCTGCCCGTGGCTTGGATCTCCCCATGGTGGACCTTGTCATTCAGTGCGCACCGCCTACAGACATTGATGCCTTTATTCACCGCGCTGGCAGGACAGGACGTGCTGGCCGCAAAGGTGTCTGTGTGCTCCTTCACCAGCCGAAGGATGAATATGTTGTGGAGCGCATTGAGCGCCACGCCAAAATTAAGTTCGAGGTTTTACCCGCGCCGACGCGGGAGGAGATTCTTAAGGCAGTGGCGCGCGATGCTGCGGAAGACATGGCACGCGTGGAGCGAAGCGCGACAAATCTTTTTATGGATCAGGCTGCAGAACTTCTTAAGGATGCTGACCCAACCGAGATTCTTGCTTCAGCTATTGCCGTCATGAGTGGATATACCAGCAGTATCACAAAGCGTGGCCTCATCAGCGGGGCAAGGGGCTCCGCAACAGTGCAGATGTTGGGTCAGCGGAGTTTACCTACGCATGTGTTTTGCAGCATATTGCGCAACAACCTCGGGGACGAATTGTTTATGCGTTGCCGCGATATAACACTCCTGCAGGACGCTCCGGGTTGTGTATTTGACGTGCCTGAGGATGTAGTGGACCGCATACTAAACACTCCAGTGCAAGGCATGGAATTGAGCGTCATCGAAACGCTTCCTCCAATTATTGCCCGAGAGCTGAACAGCGGTAGTCGCGGAAACCgtggtggaggtggtggtggtggcgggtACCGTGGCGGGCCACGGGGCGGCGGATATAATCAATACAACCGTAATGgtggcggcggcggtggtggcggtggaagGAGTTGGGGTTCCGGCTACCGGTCGACTCAAAGGCGTTATTAG